Below is a genomic region from Erigeron canadensis isolate Cc75 chromosome 7, C_canadensis_v1, whole genome shotgun sequence.
atcatcttaaatataaaactcacattgcatatatataacGTTAGAAAAAggtaattcaaaattagatgtaatgttatttatttataaaaaaataatattaatgtagttataTTATACATAGAAAAACTAATCAATACAATGTAAATTGCCTACTATAATTGAAAACGTAAACTTTATATTggcataactttaataaatggttagccgaaaataaaaccgaaattaaccgactttttcggGTAACCGATTTGCGGATAATTGAAGTTAAcagttcaaaatttctaactaaccgaaccgaaacccgaaaaacggttcaaaatttctagttaaccgaaccgtttacagccctaaaaaatatataaaaaagttgtagTATGTCTCTTATTCTACTTTCAAATGTGGTTTATACACCAATGGAAGTtttgaaattatcaaaatggaaagaaaaaaaaagtgaaaaaatggaaagtacgaaaagtgaaaaaaaaactaacgaatgtTGGCAATCTTAACAGAAAACAACCAACATCGTTATCGCaggaacgaaaaatgaaaaaagtgtcAAGTTTAAGGTattttttgctattttttcactttaagggtgaaaagtacaaaatgttcaaaatttagggacgaaaaatgtaattttctcttatatttatttaaaactcaTTTTTCAGGAAAATTATAATACAAACGGACCCGTAAATTGGACTACCCATATGGTTCCGATAGTGATGCCAACCAGGCATCATGTAATAGAAATATCATGTAATAGAAATACGGACCCGTTAATCGGACTACCCATATGATTCTGACAGTGATGCCAACCGGGTATTATGTAATGGAAAGAAATAATCTCATGAAATTTGTTATAaacttctttaaaaaaaattaaaatatattatacattaaaatgtaagaataaaattcatttttttttaacattttcacctttgagatacaagtgagatGTATCtaaagaaaaaaggaaataaaacaAGTTTGGAAACGTGTAAAATGTTCAAAACGTCATTTTTGGCACTTTGCTTAAATGTTTCAAGTTTCATTGTCAAATGAAATTCAGGTCTTAAGTTACTCTTTTTTATGTCTTCATTAAACCATTGGTATTTAAAGCCACCTTCCCTCCCTCTCTCTCAATCAACAGAGATTTAACTACTTTTCATTTCAGAAAAAGGTACACATTCAAcccaattttcaagtttttctttAAATCATTTATTAAGTTTCACATCTTGTCAATTTCTTGAACACTATGCTATTACATTTAAAAAACCAAGTATACAAATGTATTTGATGTatgtgtttaaaaaaattaaggatACTGCTAATAATACTATCAACAACAATTAACAATAATtttaggataatgataaatcaacctaattataGGATAATGACAAGCGAAAAAtcaggggcaagattaggaaagagaatgagtgaaattcacatgtcaaatttttaaggtattaggttgatttttaggcatataagTTAGGTTGTTTTCCTAAATTTATGTATGTTTGAACATATTAAGCTTATGACTATGGTCagcaaaattcaaaaatttagtAATAAAATGCAAAAAATTTCCATGTAATGTAAATGTCAGTTTTCTTTCTATCTTTTATGTTCATTGTTATTAGTGGTTTCTGATTTGTATTATATGTATGCTTTAATTCAAGAAATGCTAGTATTGAGTCTAAATATGTCTGTACTCTAGAAATTGTTAGCACATAGAATACTAGATATTCAAGAAACAAAATATAGTCAAGATTTTATAGAGATTTTGAATGTAGTATTTTGCATAGCCAATGATTAGAAATTTTGTGGGTTAATGAGAtgagatgtatatatattattatatactttgTAGGCAAAAGTTGGTTAaaagatggtgaagatatgtTGCATTGGAGCTGGTTATGTTGGAGGTCCAACAATGGCTGTCATTGCTCTTAAGTGTCCTGATATTGAGGTCGCCGTGGTTGATATCTCGGTCTCCCGGATCACAGCCTGGAACAGTGACCAGCTCCCGATTTACGAGCCAGGGCTAGATGACGTGGTCAAGTCACGTAGAGGCAAAAATTTGTTCTTTAGCACTGATGTTGAAAAGCATGTTGCTGAGGCGGACATTATCTTTGTTTCGGTCAATACCCCAACAAAGACTAGAGGTCTTGGTGCTGGAAAGGCAGCTGATTTAACTTATTGGGAAAGTGCAGCTCGTATGATTGCTGATGTGTCGAAATCTGACAAGATTGTGGTTGAGAAATCGACGGTTCCTGTGAAAACAGCAGAGGCGATTGAAAAGATTCTGACCCATAACAGTAAAGGGGTGAATTACCAGATCCTGTCCAATCCCGAGTTTTTAGCTGAAGGGACGGCAATTGAAGACCTTTTTGCCCCTGATCGTGTGTTGATTGGAGGTAGGGAAACCCCGGATGGTCAAAGGGCGATTAAGGCATTAAAAGATGTTTATGCACATTGGGTGCCAGAGGAGAGGATTCTTTGTACTAATCTTTGGTCAGCTGAGTTGTCCAAACTGGCAGCTAACGCGTTTTTGGCACAGAGAATTTCCTCTGTGAATGCCATGTCAGCGCTATGTGAAGCCACTGGCGCTGACGTGGCAGAAGTGTCCCACGCTGTGGGAAAGGACACCAGGATTGGACACAAGTTCTTGAACGCCAGTGTTGGGTTCGGTGGATCTTGTTTCCAAAAGGATATCTTAAATCTAGTCTACATTTGTGAATGCAATGGGTTACCGGAAGTGGCTAGTTATTGGAAACAAGTGATCAAAGTGAATGACTACCAAAAAACTCGGTTTGTCAACAGGATTGTTTCATCAATGTTTAACACTGTTTCGGGCAAAAAGATTGCAGTTTTGGGATTTGCGTTTAAGAAAGACACCGGTGACACAAGGGAAACTCCAGCCATTGATGTATGCAAAGGATTGTTAGGAGATAATGCTCAACTAAGCATCTACGATCCACAAGTAACCGAGGAACAGATTCAGAAGGATCTTTCGatgaaaaagtttgactggGACCACCCTGTGCACCTGCAGCCCATGAGCCCGAATACCGTGAAGCAAGTGAAAGTAGTCTGGGATGCGTATGAGGCAGCCAAGGGCGCACACGGGCTGTGCATATTGACCGAGTGGGATGAGTTCAAGAATCTTGATTACAAGAAGATTTATGACAGTATGCCAAAACCGGCATTTGTGTTTGATGGAAGAAATGTTGTGAACGCGCAAGAACTTAGGGATATCGGGTTCATTGTGTACTCAATTGGGAAGCCATTGGACTCATGGTTGAAGGATATGCCTGCTGTTGCATAAAACTTTGTTGTTCTTCATCTCAGAAGAGGATTGCAGGATATGGTCCATTGGGAATTTATTTTCTTGTTAAACATATGTTCTTTATTTTTGCTATGATTTAGTATTGTGTCATTTGTACTTTACCTTGTTggaataaatatttaaattttgctAACAATTTCATTAGACCCTATacaaaatttcatataaaaacttTAGCATTCAGTACCAACATATgaatcttttttattcaaatgtatttttctaaaatgaatAATAATCTATTGAAGCTATCATTACCAGCGATGCATAAAAATGACTCCGGTTTATATGACCTAACCGAAATAAACTCAAGAccattttcaaacttttttttttttgtcatcttCAAAATACTCAACTTAAAATGCTTCGAACCTAAAAAGTTTTTTGATAATTGATAAATCAAACGCATGGCTCGGCCATCTTGGCGGTGGTTCATTACCATCTATGTATTTCATCAATAGCGATttcaaacaaacacataaaactTAACGAAATtgccttttaagttttaaatgaCACAACACCAAGCACACATGTGAAAGATGGATTGGAGTCCTCTTTATAAGGACTGGAGTCCTGGAGAGTCCTGATCGCCACATCAGCAGGACTCCCCTCAGGACTCTCCCTGTCTATAAGACAGCTTCTTCAGAACTTTttcgccacatcatcaattcttttttcatttatttaattaacaaaacactattcaaatataataaaaaaaaacacattttagtataataaaaaaaacacattaatttTGGGGgttatatttaaagtttataaaactagCAAACTTATTTATTAATGTGTCAGTATTTAAGGATTAGAtttgaaaattaattatatatataatatatcatcacacccacttcatcttcatcaataATCGGCCTCCACCTGCAAAACTTCGACGTCCTCCACCTGCAACACACACAATATAAAgacatatacataaatatatctatataatacatatgtatattagtatataaaccacaaaaaaaaaaaaaaaaagcatctCCGTGGCCCCACCTCATGTCGTCTTCCAACTTCTTCACGGGGACGTTTTGCTCGGACGCACCCGTTTGGACGCTCCATGCCAATGGTGTCTAGCTTCCCAAACCTCCAAGACGCAAGGTTTGGACGCCTATAAGCACAGGCCTTAATACACAataaacttaatatttgttaCCAAAGTCTCTTTCTTAACCGTCAAATAACAAAAATCACTATAAGATGACTCGTTGACGATAAAGGTCAACCGTGGGAGTATGACAAtatctctcacacacacacactttcgtTTCATTAGATATGGATCATTAACTAAAGATGGTTTCGGTATGGTACCGGTATTGAAACAGATGGAATACCCAAAATCAAATCCCGATATAGTACCAAATCCACTAAACTCATACCGGTTTGCTACCGAGATTTTCAGTTCTGTACTTGTTTGATGCTGAACTTTCATAAGTATATcgtaaatggtaaaaaaaaggaagaaatggAACCATAACAAGAATATTTGAGCAACGTACAAGACCAGTTTCAGATTGTCAAACAAGAGTCAAGACCAACGGTTGGAATACTCAACGTTGTTTTGTAGTTTATCATATCaaattaagtattttatttcattGCTCGTTTTCACTTTTACAAATAACGAGAACGGTACCTGTGCGTTGCGGCAGTAATGGAGGTGATCGATgacggggtggtgatgtaatggcggcagcggcggcggtggcggtgatggggtgatctacttGACGGGGCTCTGCCCTCGGAtataaaaattcgtcgaaagtatatcgaatgaccactctaataaaagagcatcaaatcttaagaatacccatatctatacttctatactatattataaaaagaatagcctttttttatttttgataatgttgaaattttttatttttagtaatgttgaaaatatgtaatattttcacttgacacctcttaaaatactttcatatacactatTTTCTtgacattaatgattaaattatactatcaatcctttatgtttcaaaatatatccattaaccctttacatcaattatatacacagcTCAACATCGTTCCATCATCAACCGTCGCCCAAtcatcacaccgtcgccgccatgACTATcgcgcgcatcgcgcgggtaccgtgctcataatttttattattttgttgatgtacggtttttgatataaaaatttttgaatgaattagaatgataaaatgatttatggaggagaaagaaaaaatgattggttgagatttgaagagagagaaagggtattatagttttttcaggtaaatatagaatatatgGGAAGGGTATTTTGAgcagagagaaagggtattatatcTTGGGCAGAAGGGGCAAAATTCGCCccttttgaatatatatttaaattccaGATCAATACATATTAGAGGTGCGCAAAAACCGATCTAggaaaccgaaaaccgaaatagAGATAAAACTGAACCaagaaaaccgaaaaccaataaacggattggtttggttttggccTTCTAGAAACCGAAAGGATCAGTTCGGGTttcaatttcatatataaaacgGACAGTAAAAACAGAACCGAACCGAAACCATATATGttataacttattatatatttgtgttctaGTGTTAATATTTGGAACATGGTCTTATGGTTCATTCAAACATTAA
It encodes:
- the LOC122607535 gene encoding UDP-glucose 6-dehydrogenase 5-like; the protein is MVKICCIGAGYVGGPTMAVIALKCPDIEVAVVDISVSRITAWNSDQLPIYEPGLDDVVKSRRGKNLFFSTDVEKHVAEADIIFVSVNTPTKTRGLGAGKAADLTYWESAARMIADVSKSDKIVVEKSTVPVKTAEAIEKILTHNSKGVNYQILSNPEFLAEGTAIEDLFAPDRVLIGGRETPDGQRAIKALKDVYAHWVPEERILCTNLWSAELSKLAANAFLAQRISSVNAMSALCEATGADVAEVSHAVGKDTRIGHKFLNASVGFGGSCFQKDILNLVYICECNGLPEVASYWKQVIKVNDYQKTRFVNRIVSSMFNTVSGKKIAVLGFAFKKDTGDTRETPAIDVCKGLLGDNAQLSIYDPQVTEEQIQKDLSMKKFDWDHPVHLQPMSPNTVKQVKVVWDAYEAAKGAHGLCILTEWDEFKNLDYKKIYDSMPKPAFVFDGRNVVNAQELRDIGFIVYSIGKPLDSWLKDMPAVA